Proteins encoded within one genomic window of Sphingomonas cannabina:
- the ahpF gene encoding alkyl hydroperoxide reductase subunit F, whose translation MLDANLTQQLKAYLVNIREPIELVASLDDGAKSRELGELLGEIAALSDKVTVVRADDDARRPSFLVRRVGTDIGVRFAGIPLGHEFTSLVLALLHVGGHPSKAAQEVIEQVKALEGQHHFETYFSLTCQNCPDVVQALNLMAVLNPGITHTAIDGGLFKDEVEARQIMAVPTVFLNGEPFGQGRMELEQIVARLDSGADKRAAEAIAKKEPFDVLVVGGGPAGAAAAIYAARKGIRVGLAAERFGGQVLDTMAIENFISVPYTEGPKLAAHLEQHVREYDVDIMNLQRAEALVPAGREGGLHEVKLANGASLKARTVILSTGARWRTMNVPGEAEYRNKGVAYCPHCDGPLFKGKRVAVIGGGNSGVEAAIDLAGIVAHVTLIEYDSQLRADAVLQRKLASLNNVKIITSALTTEVHGDGQKVTGLSYKDRNHDTMHQVELEGIFVQIGLVPNTEWLKDAVALTPRGEIEIDHRGETSQPGVFAAGDATTEPYKQIVVAMGAGSTAALSAFDYLIRLPAELSEAA comes from the coding sequence ATGCTCGACGCCAATCTCACGCAGCAGCTCAAGGCCTATCTGGTCAACATCCGCGAGCCGATCGAGCTGGTCGCCAGCCTCGATGACGGCGCCAAGTCGCGCGAGCTCGGCGAGCTCCTGGGCGAGATCGCAGCGCTGTCGGACAAAGTCACGGTGGTCCGCGCCGACGACGACGCGCGCCGGCCGAGCTTCCTGGTCCGACGCGTCGGCACCGACATCGGCGTACGTTTCGCCGGCATTCCGCTCGGGCATGAGTTCACCAGTCTGGTCCTCGCCCTCCTCCACGTCGGCGGGCATCCGTCCAAGGCGGCGCAGGAGGTGATCGAGCAGGTCAAGGCGCTTGAGGGCCAGCATCATTTCGAGACCTATTTCTCGCTGACCTGCCAGAACTGCCCGGACGTGGTGCAGGCGCTCAACCTGATGGCGGTGCTCAACCCCGGCATCACCCATACGGCGATCGACGGCGGGCTGTTCAAGGACGAGGTCGAGGCCCGCCAGATCATGGCGGTGCCGACCGTATTCCTCAACGGCGAGCCGTTCGGCCAGGGCCGCATGGAGCTGGAACAGATCGTCGCCAGGCTCGATAGCGGCGCGGACAAGCGCGCGGCCGAGGCGATCGCGAAGAAGGAGCCGTTCGACGTGCTGGTGGTCGGCGGCGGCCCGGCCGGCGCGGCGGCGGCGATCTATGCCGCGCGCAAGGGCATCCGCGTGGGGCTGGCGGCGGAGCGGTTCGGCGGGCAGGTGCTCGACACCATGGCGATCGAGAACTTCATCTCCGTCCCCTACACCGAGGGGCCGAAGCTCGCCGCGCATCTGGAGCAGCACGTGCGCGAGTACGACGTCGACATCATGAACCTGCAGCGCGCCGAGGCGCTGGTCCCGGCCGGCCGTGAGGGCGGCCTCCACGAGGTGAAGCTCGCCAACGGCGCCTCGCTCAAGGCGCGCACGGTGATCCTGTCGACCGGCGCGCGGTGGCGGACGATGAATGTCCCCGGCGAGGCCGAATACCGCAACAAGGGCGTCGCCTATTGCCCGCACTGCGACGGACCGCTGTTCAAGGGCAAGCGCGTCGCGGTGATCGGCGGCGGCAACTCGGGCGTCGAGGCGGCGATCGACCTCGCCGGCATTGTCGCGCACGTCACGCTGATCGAGTACGACAGCCAGCTGCGCGCCGATGCGGTGCTGCAGCGCAAGCTCGCGAGCCTCAACAACGTCAAGATCATCACCTCGGCGCTCACCACCGAGGTGCATGGCGACGGGCAGAAGGTGACCGGCCTCAGCTACAAGGATCGCAACCACGACACGATGCACCAGGTCGAGCTGGAGGGCATATTCGTGCAGATCGGGCTGGTGCCGAACACCGAGTGGCTGAAGGACGCGGTGGCGCTGACTCCGCGCGGCGAGATCGAGATCGACCATCGCGGCGAGACCTCGCAGCCCGGCGTGTTCGCGGCGGGCGATGCCACCACCGAGCCCTACAAGCAGATCGTGGTGGCGATGGGCGCGGGCTCGACTGCGGCGCTGTCGGCGTTCGATTACCTGATCCGGCTGCCGGCGGAGCTATCGGAAGCGGCGTAA
- a CDS encoding DUF2794 domain-containing protein gives MGTVTPFPLPDRTPLQIGFERLELTRILDLYGRMVAAGHWRDYAIQLGHEAAVFAAFRRSAERPEYRIEKRPALRNRQGMWALVGEHGMVLKRGHELSPVLAPVERRLLKIVEA, from the coding sequence ATGGGGACGGTCACGCCCTTCCCGCTGCCGGACCGCACCCCGCTGCAGATCGGCTTCGAGCGGCTCGAGCTCACCCGCATCCTCGATCTCTACGGCCGGATGGTCGCGGCGGGGCATTGGCGCGACTATGCGATCCAGCTCGGCCATGAGGCGGCGGTGTTCGCCGCCTTCCGCCGCTCCGCCGAACGGCCCGAATACCGCATCGAGAAGCGCCCGGCGCTGCGCAACCGCCAGGGCATGTGGGCGCTGGTCGGCGAGCACGGCATGGTGCTGAAACGGGGGCATGAGCTGAGCCCCGTGCTGGCGCCGGTGGAGCGGCGGCTGCTCAAGATCGTCGAGGCATAA
- a CDS encoding sulfite exporter TauE/SafE family protein: protein MGGIDWSQLLPFIAVGFAAQIVDGALGMAFGVINSTLMVSVMGVSPALASASVHVVETFTTAASGISHVAHRNVDWRLFRRLVIPGVIGGALGAFVLSSVDASVARPFVMAYLAAIGLYLLLRAWRGRVEPKQPKVIEPLGLVGGFLDAAGGGGWGPVVTSNLLIQGSTPRTTIGTVNTAEFFLTSTISATFLVALGPEAFTLHTVGLLIGGVAAAPFGGWLARHVPARPMMALVGTLLTVISAYSIYQAVS, encoded by the coding sequence ATGGGCGGTATCGATTGGTCGCAGCTGCTGCCGTTCATCGCGGTGGGCTTTGCGGCGCAGATCGTCGACGGCGCGCTCGGCATGGCTTTCGGGGTGATCAACTCGACGCTGATGGTGAGCGTGATGGGGGTCTCCCCTGCCCTCGCCTCGGCCAGCGTGCATGTGGTGGAGACCTTCACCACCGCCGCGTCCGGCATCAGCCATGTCGCGCACCGCAACGTCGACTGGCGGTTGTTCCGGCGGCTGGTGATCCCCGGCGTGATCGGCGGTGCGCTGGGCGCCTTCGTGCTGTCGAGCGTCGACGCGTCGGTCGCGCGGCCGTTCGTGATGGCCTACCTGGCTGCCATCGGCCTCTACCTGCTGCTGCGCGCCTGGCGCGGCCGGGTGGAGCCCAAGCAGCCCAAGGTGATCGAGCCGCTCGGGCTCGTCGGCGGTTTCCTCGATGCGGCGGGCGGCGGCGGTTGGGGACCGGTGGTGACGAGCAACCTGCTGATCCAGGGATCGACCCCGCGCACGACGATCGGCACCGTCAACACCGCCGAGTTTTTCCTGACCTCCACCATCTCGGCGACCTTCCTCGTCGCGCTGGGGCCGGAGGCTTTTACGCTGCACACGGTAGGGCTGCTGATCGGCGGCGTCGCCGCGGCACCTTTCGGCGGCTGGCTCGCGCGCCACGTGCCGGCACGGCCGATGATGGCGCTGGTCGGCACGCTACTGACGGTCATCAGCGCGTACAGCATCTACCAGGCGGTCAGCTGA
- a CDS encoding SDR family NAD(P)-dependent oxidoreductase — MSISFDGKVAIVTGAGGGLGRAYALELARRGAKVVVNDLGGARDGTGHSDAALKVVEEIKAAGGEAMSNGGSVTEYAQMVEMVAKAKEAWGGVHILINNAGVLRDKSFAKMEPEDFRFVVDVHLNGSANCTKAVWETMREQNYGRILMTASSTGLYGNFGQANYGAAKLGLAGLTKTLYLEGAKYNIRVNTIAPTAGTRMTEDIFPGDAFKLFAPEAVAPAALFLVSEDAPTNMIVGAGAGVFQAAYVTLTQGKRLQGEELSPEGVAAHWAEIIDRTGEMTPQSGAEQAMSIMKLLQG; from the coding sequence ATGTCCATTAGCTTCGACGGCAAGGTCGCGATCGTCACCGGTGCGGGCGGCGGCCTGGGGCGCGCCTATGCGCTCGAGCTGGCGCGGCGCGGTGCGAAGGTGGTCGTCAACGACCTCGGCGGCGCGCGCGACGGCACAGGCCATTCGGACGCGGCGCTCAAGGTGGTCGAAGAGATCAAGGCCGCCGGCGGCGAGGCGATGTCGAACGGCGGCAGCGTCACCGAATATGCCCAGATGGTCGAGATGGTCGCCAAGGCCAAGGAGGCCTGGGGCGGCGTCCATATCCTGATCAACAACGCCGGCGTGCTTCGCGACAAGAGCTTCGCCAAGATGGAGCCGGAGGATTTCCGTTTCGTCGTCGATGTCCACCTCAATGGCTCGGCCAACTGCACCAAGGCGGTGTGGGAGACGATGCGCGAGCAGAACTACGGCCGGATCCTGATGACGGCGTCGTCGACCGGGCTCTACGGCAATTTCGGCCAGGCCAACTACGGCGCGGCCAAGCTCGGCCTCGCCGGGCTCACCAAGACGCTGTACCTGGAGGGCGCCAAGTACAACATCCGCGTCAACACCATCGCGCCGACCGCCGGCACGCGCATGACCGAGGACATCTTCCCCGGCGACGCGTTCAAGCTGTTCGCGCCGGAGGCGGTGGCGCCGGCGGCGCTGTTCCTGGTGAGCGAGGACGCGCCGACCAACATGATCGTCGGCGCCGGCGCCGGCGTATTCCAGGCGGCCTATGTTACGCTGACCCAGGGCAAGCGGCTGCAGGGCGAGGAACTGAGCCCGGAGGGAGTCGCGGCACATTGGGCCGAGATCATCGACCGCACCGGCGAGATGACGCCGCAGTCGGGCGCCGAACAGGCGATGTCGATCATGAAGCTGCTGCAGGGGTGA
- the phoU gene encoding phosphate signaling complex protein PhoU: protein MATGHEHTVKAFDQDIGELRGLISQMGGLAEQAIADAITALQRNDTALASEVRAKDKDLDALEAEVEKLAVRVIALRAPMADDLREVIAALKIAAVIERIGDYAKNIAKRVPSIHGEDRIEPISILPAMAALAADMVHDVLNAFSARDAEAAVRVHERDSALDDFYNSIFRVLVTYMVENPRTISQVAHLLFVAKNLERIGDHATNIAEMVYFAATGRYLADRETGDAGGGV, encoded by the coding sequence ATGGCAACCGGCCACGAACATACGGTCAAGGCGTTCGACCAGGACATCGGCGAACTGCGCGGCCTCATCAGCCAGATGGGCGGCCTCGCCGAGCAGGCGATCGCCGACGCGATCACCGCGCTCCAACGCAACGACACCGCGCTGGCGAGCGAAGTCCGCGCCAAGGACAAGGACCTCGACGCGCTCGAGGCCGAGGTCGAGAAGCTGGCGGTCCGCGTGATCGCGCTGAGGGCGCCGATGGCGGACGACCTGCGCGAGGTGATCGCCGCGCTCAAGATCGCCGCGGTGATCGAGCGGATCGGCGACTATGCCAAGAACATCGCCAAGCGCGTGCCGTCGATCCACGGCGAGGACCGCATCGAGCCGATCTCGATCCTGCCGGCGATGGCCGCGCTCGCCGCCGACATGGTACACGATGTGCTCAACGCCTTCTCCGCGCGCGATGCCGAGGCGGCGGTGCGCGTGCACGAGCGCGACAGCGCGCTCGACGATTTCTACAACTCGATCTTCCGGGTGCTGGTCACCTACATGGTCGAGAACCCGCGCACGATCAGCCAGGTCGCGCACCTGCTGTTCGTCGCCAAGAACCTGGAGAGGATCGGCGATCACGCCACCAACATCGCCGAAATGGTCTATTTCGCCGCCACCGGCCGCTATCTCGCCGACCGCGAGACCGGCGACGCTGGCGGCGGCGTTTGA
- the phoB gene encoding phosphate regulon transcriptional regulator PhoB → MSRARMLLVEDDPALAELVTWHFRREDFDVRQTPDGEEALLLAREATPDIVLLDWMVEGLSGIEVCRRLRRSPDTANVPIIMLTARGEEEDRVRGLETGADDYVTKPFSPRELVARVNAVLRRVRPALAGEALTYADIEMDTVGHKVRRGGDVVPLGPTEFRLLKHFLEHPGWVFSRERLLDAVWGHDSDIESRTVDVHIRRLRKAINVGGRPDIIRTVRSAGYALDAGG, encoded by the coding sequence ATGAGCCGAGCCCGAATGCTGCTGGTCGAGGATGATCCGGCGCTTGCCGAACTCGTCACCTGGCACTTCCGTCGCGAGGATTTCGACGTGCGCCAGACGCCCGACGGCGAGGAGGCGCTGCTGCTCGCCCGGGAGGCGACGCCGGACATCGTGCTGCTCGACTGGATGGTCGAGGGCCTGTCCGGGATCGAGGTGTGCCGGCGCCTCAGGCGCTCGCCCGACACCGCCAACGTGCCGATCATCATGCTGACCGCGCGCGGCGAGGAGGAGGACCGCGTGCGCGGCCTCGAGACCGGTGCCGACGACTATGTCACCAAGCCCTTCTCGCCCCGCGAGCTGGTCGCGCGCGTCAACGCGGTGCTGCGCCGCGTGCGGCCGGCGCTGGCCGGCGAGGCGCTGACCTATGCCGACATCGAGATGGACACGGTCGGCCACAAGGTCCGCCGCGGCGGCGACGTGGTGCCGCTGGGACCCACCGAGTTCCGGCTGCTCAAGCATTTCCTCGAGCATCCCGGCTGGGTGTTCTCGCGCGAGCGGCTGCTCGACGCGGTATGGGGGCACGACAGCGACATCGAGAGCCGCACGGTCGACGTCCACATCCGGCGGCTCAGAAAGGCGATCAACGTCGGCGGCCGGCCCGACATCATCCGCACCGTCCGCTCCGCCGGCTACGCGCTTGACGCGGGGGGCTGA
- the epsC gene encoding serine O-acetyltransferase EpsC: MFAGLVAYLDSIKARDPAPRSRWEILFYPGVLALGMHRIAHALYRRELFFLARAVNHYARFLTAIDIHPGAKIGRNFFIDHGFTVIGETAEIGDDVTIYQCVTLGGTSPDNGVGGKRHPTIADGVIVGSGAQVLGPITVGPRARIGANAVVTRDVQPSAVMVGIPAKPTLVEADTYQREFVPYGTPCSSDCDPAGQRLEAMRAELEGLRKRIDKLLAEREVERDRA, from the coding sequence ATGTTTGCTGGGCTCGTGGCCTATCTTGATTCGATCAAGGCGCGTGATCCCGCGCCGCGGTCGCGCTGGGAAATCCTGTTCTATCCGGGCGTGCTCGCGCTCGGGATGCACCGCATTGCCCATGCACTCTATCGCCGCGAGCTGTTCTTCCTGGCGCGTGCGGTGAACCATTATGCCCGCTTCCTGACCGCGATCGACATCCATCCGGGCGCGAAGATCGGCCGCAACTTCTTCATCGATCATGGCTTCACCGTGATCGGCGAGACTGCCGAGATCGGCGACGACGTGACGATCTATCAATGCGTGACGTTGGGCGGTACCAGCCCTGACAACGGCGTCGGCGGCAAGCGCCACCCGACCATCGCCGATGGGGTGATCGTCGGCTCGGGCGCGCAGGTGCTGGGGCCGATCACGGTCGGTCCGCGCGCGCGGATCGGCGCCAATGCGGTGGTCACGCGCGACGTCCAGCCAAGCGCGGTGATGGTCGGCATCCCCGCCAAGCCGACTCTGGTCGAGGCCGACACATATCAGCGCGAGTTCGTGCCCTATGGCACGCCCTGCAGCAGCGACTGCGACCCGGCCGGCCAGCGGCTGGAGGCGATGCGCGCCGAGCTGGAGGGGCTGCGCAAGCGGATCGACAAATTGCTCGCCGAGCGCGAGGTGGAGCGCGACCGCGCCTGA
- the ahpC gene encoding alkyl hydroperoxide reductase subunit C — MSLIGSTIKPFTAQAYKEGKFVTVTDADVKGKWAVFFFYPADFTFVCPTELEDLADIYPTLQKMGVEVYSVSTDTHFSHKAWHDTSPAIGKINYFMLGDQNHVLSTNFEVLREGQGLADRGTFVVDPEGVIQLVEITSEGVGRNAAELLRKIKAAQYIAAHPGEVCPAKWEEGEETLAPSLDLVGKI; from the coding sequence ATGTCGCTGATTGGTAGCACCATCAAGCCGTTCACCGCGCAGGCCTACAAGGAAGGCAAGTTCGTGACCGTCACGGACGCCGACGTGAAGGGCAAGTGGGCGGTGTTCTTCTTCTATCCGGCCGATTTCACCTTCGTCTGCCCGACCGAGCTCGAGGACCTGGCCGACATCTACCCGACGCTGCAGAAGATGGGCGTCGAAGTCTATTCGGTGTCGACCGACACGCATTTCAGCCACAAGGCGTGGCACGACACCTCGCCCGCGATCGGCAAGATCAACTATTTCATGCTGGGCGACCAGAACCACGTGCTGTCGACCAACTTCGAGGTCCTGCGCGAGGGCCAGGGCCTGGCCGACCGCGGCACTTTCGTGGTCGATCCGGAGGGCGTGATCCAGCTCGTCGAGATCACCAGCGAGGGCGTCGGCCGCAACGCGGCTGAGCTGCTGCGGAAGATCAAGGCGGCCCAGTATATTGCGGCGCACCCGGGCGAGGTCTGCCCCGCCAAGTGGGAAGAGGGCGAAGAGACCCTCGCGCCGTCGCTCGACCTCGTCGGCAAGATCTAA